Sequence from the Desulfonatronum sp. SC1 genome:
GAGCCGTGCTGAACAAGGGCTTTTGGGACTGGTTCCATCAGGCCGACGCCGACGTCGTCGGCCTGCAGGAAATCAAGGCCACGCCGGACCAGCTCGCCGACCAGGATCGGCAAGCCTCCGGCTATCTGGACTACTGGAACCCCAGTCGAACCAAAAAAGGCTATTCCGGCGTGGCCTGCTTCAGCAAGGTGTTGCCCCTGGACGTGACTCTGGAACTGCCCGACGAGCGTTTCCACGGTGAGGGCCGGGTGATCCGGCTGGAGTTCCCGGACTTCCACTTCTTCAACATCTATTTCCCCAACGGCCAGATGAGCCTGGAACGGCTGGACTACAAACTGGGCTTTTACGACGCCTTCCTGGAACACGCCCAGGATTTGCGCCGCTCCAAGCCCGTCGTGGTCTGCGGGGACTTCAACACCGCGCACAAGGAAATCGACCTGAAAAATCCCAAGGCCAACGCCGAAACCTCCGGCTTTCTGCCCATCGAACGCGCCTGGATCGATTCCTTCATCGCCGCCGGATACGTGGACACCTTCCGGATGTACACCGACCAGCCGGATCAGTACACATGGTGGACCTACCGCTACGGCGCCCGAAGCCGCAACGCCGGGTGGCGCATCGACTACTTCTTCGTCTCCGAGGAACTCAAGCCCGCCGTCCGCCGAGCCTGGATCGAGCCCGAAGTTCAGGGCTCGGACCACTGCCCGGTGGGGTTGGAGCTGGAGTTGTAGCCGCTCGAACTCAAGCCGCACCGTCAAGTATTCTGATGGATGGAAACCAACCGCCCCTGCTCCAACCGATACACCCGCTCCATGTATTCCAGTCCCGCCGGACGATGGGTGATAAGCAGCACGGAACGGCCTTGCATCAGGGGGCGCAGTTCCGTCCACAACGCGGCCTCGGTTTCGGGGTCCAGCCCTTCGGTGGGTTCGTCCAGGATCAAGATCGGCGCGTCTTTGAGCAGGGCCCGGGCCACGCTCAGCCGCCGGGCCTGACCGCCGGACAACCTGGCCCCGAACTGACCGACCTGGGTATCCAGGCCTTCGGGCAAGGACGCGACGAACTCTTCCAGCCGGGCCTTGCGAAGAGCTTCCCAAAGCTGAGCTTTTGTGGCCCGGGGACGCCCCAAGCGCAGATTCTCGGCAATGGTGGCGTTGAACAGGAACACGTGCTGCGAAACCACGGCCATCCGGGCCCGGACCTCTTCTCCGGATACGGTGCGCAGCTCCCTTCCGGCAAGCCGGACCTCGCCCTGGTCATATTCCCAGAACCGAAGCAAAATATGTTGCAGGGTGGTCTTGCCCGACCCAGCCGATCCAACGATGCCGACCCGTGCGCCCTGGGGCAGGTCCAGATTCACGCCGCAAAGCGTCGGCTCTCGGCGGTCCGAAGCCCCGTGGGGATAGGTGAACCACAAATCGCGAATCACTAGATCCGCGACCTGCCGCGGTTCTTGCGGCGCGGCGGGCTCGGCTACCGGAGGCCGGGCCTCGGTGATTTCCAATATCCGGCTTGCGGCCATCCGGATCTGCCCCCACATCCGCCACGCTCCCGGCAGGGGCAAAATGGCCTCGAAACTGACCAGGGCCAGGACCGCCAGCATGGGCAGCGTAGCCGGAGACCAAACACCCGCGCCCACCAGGGGGATGCCGACCAGCAGCACCAGCCACATGGCCAAGCCCGAGGCCAGCCCCACCATGCCCTGGGCCATGCTCTCCAGCCGGGACGTCCGGGATTGCAGCCGAATCAGCCGGTCGCTTTCCCGCTGGACCAACTCCCGGTGCCTGGGTCCGGCTCCGTAGACCAGCAGATCTTCCATGCCCCTCAGACCGTCCACCACCAGACACCGCAACCGGGCGGCCGCTTCGACTTGCCCCGCGCCGTCCGCCGCACCCTTGGAAAGACAAAACGCCGGCAGCACGGCCCCGGCCAGCAGCCAGAGCCCGGCCAGGCCAAGGGCCAAGGTCGGTTGGAAAACCCAGAAAAAACCAAAAGCCACTCCGACCACGCAAACCGCAGTCCCGGCTGGCAGGAGCAGGCGCAGATAGAAGTTGTCCAGCAGGTCGATGTCCGCTCGCAACCGGCTGAACAGATCCGCGCTGTGCATCCCTCCTCGCCCGTCTTCCTTGTTCAGACCAGCGGGCGCCAGGGGAACCAAGCGCTCAAAAAAACGCACCCGCAGATCAGCCAGGAGGCGCAACGTGGCGTCATGACTGACCAGCCGTTCGAAATACCGCCCCACGCTACGGACAATGGCCAGGGTCCGAATGGCCCCGGCCGGAAGGAAATAATTGAACAGCACCCCGCTGACCCCGGCCAGGGCCATGGAGGCCAGAAACCAGGCCGCCAAGGCCAGCAGAGCCATGTTGGCCAGCACCGTGACCACGGAACAGGCCAGTCCCAGAAGCAGCCAGGGCCATTTGGCCCGAGCCATGGACAGCAGGAGTCGAAAAACGCGCATCACCCACCGTCCCGGCATGTTTCTGGAGGACACGCATCCTTCGGCCGCGTGAGTTCCACCACCACGTCCGCGAACTCCCGGACCCGTGGATCATGCGAGGCGATGACCACGGTTCGTTTGCCTGAAACACCATCGGACACTTTTCCCAACGCGGCCAGCACCATCTCGGCACCCTGATCGTCCAGGTGCGCCGTGGGCTCATCCAAAAGCAGCAACGGAACGGGTTTGCCCAGAGTTCTGGCCAAGACCCGAGCCAGGGTCAACCGCTGGCACTGCCCGCCGGACAACCCGGCCCCACCCTCGCCCACACGGGTTTGCCAGCCCTGGTCCATGGCGGCCAGATCCCGGTTCAAGCCGATCAGCGCGGCAATTTTGTCCAGGGCATCCCAGTCCACGGTATCCACTCTTCCAGGCTGCCCACTCGGTCCGGAAGCCCCGCCCAGCAGTACATTCTCCCACATCGTGGTCGGCGCGATATACGGATTCTGAGGCATCCAAGCCACGTGCCGCAGCCAGTGTTCCAGATCCATGCCCGTCAGGTCCGTCCCGTTGACCAGAATGCGTCCGCCTTCCGGGCGGGCCGTACCCAGAAGCAGCCGCAACAGGGACGTCTTGCCCACGCCGCTGGGCCCGATCAGGGCCAAGCGGCTTCCGGACGGAACGTGCAGGGAAAACCCGCGCAGCACTGGTTGGTCCGGTGCATGGCTGAAATCCAGATTCTTAATGTCCAGTTCCACGGTGGACCACTCCGGGCAGACTCCAGAAGCCG
This genomic interval carries:
- a CDS encoding exodeoxyribonuclease III: MKLYSWNVNGFRAVLNKGFWDWFHQADADVVGLQEIKATPDQLADQDRQASGYLDYWNPSRTKKGYSGVACFSKVLPLDVTLELPDERFHGEGRVIRLEFPDFHFFNIYFPNGQMSLERLDYKLGFYDAFLEHAQDLRRSKPVVVCGDFNTAHKEIDLKNPKANAETSGFLPIERAWIDSFIAAGYVDTFRMYTDQPDQYTWWTYRYGARSRNAGWRIDYFFVSEELKPAVRRAWIEPEVQGSDHCPVGLELEL
- the cydC gene encoding thiol reductant ABC exporter subunit CydC, with the translated sequence MRVFRLLLSMARAKWPWLLLGLACSVVTVLANMALLALAAWFLASMALAGVSGVLFNYFLPAGAIRTLAIVRSVGRYFERLVSHDATLRLLADLRVRFFERLVPLAPAGLNKEDGRGGMHSADLFSRLRADIDLLDNFYLRLLLPAGTAVCVVGVAFGFFWVFQPTLALGLAGLWLLAGAVLPAFCLSKGAADGAGQVEAAARLRCLVVDGLRGMEDLLVYGAGPRHRELVQRESDRLIRLQSRTSRLESMAQGMVGLASGLAMWLVLLVGIPLVGAGVWSPATLPMLAVLALVSFEAILPLPGAWRMWGQIRMAASRILEITEARPPVAEPAAPQEPRQVADLVIRDLWFTYPHGASDRREPTLCGVNLDLPQGARVGIVGSAGSGKTTLQHILLRFWEYDQGEVRLAGRELRTVSGEEVRARMAVVSQHVFLFNATIAENLRLGRPRATKAQLWEALRKARLEEFVASLPEGLDTQVGQFGARLSGGQARRLSVARALLKDAPILILDEPTEGLDPETEAALWTELRPLMQGRSVLLITHRPAGLEYMERVYRLEQGRLVSIHQNT